A stretch of DNA from Montipora capricornis isolate CH-2021 chromosome 1, ASM3666992v2, whole genome shotgun sequence:
CTTCAGATTCTGCGCTACCTTCACTTTGTCGATAATTCTCAAGCTCCCGAGCCTGATTCACCAAATTATAACAAATTGTACAAAATCCAGCCTCTGCTGGATTTAATTATACCAAGGTTCAGGGGAGTTTACAAACCTGAGAGGGAACTTGCTGTGGATGAAACTTTGATCAAATTCAAAGGGAAAATTCATTTTAGGCAGTTCATCCCCATAAAACCTGGCAGGTTTGGAATCAAGGCCTTTACGCTGGCTGAATCAACCAGTGGCTATGTTCTAGGGAGCAAGGTATACACTGGAAAAGAAGCAAATGTCGTCCAGAAAGATCTAGGAAAAAGGGCTGTTATGTTATTGATGGAACCATTCCTTGATAAAGGCTACTATGTGTTTATGGACAATTATTACACATCTGTGGGGTTGTTTGAGGAACTAGAGGGTAGAAAAACACTGGCTTGTGGCACTGTGAGGTCCAACAGGCTAGGCCTACCCAAAGACATTTGTGATTTGAAGGCAAAAGAGGTAAAAAGTCTTAAAAGAGGAGAATCTCTTTACAGACAAAAAGATACTCTGACTTGCGTGACATGGCGTGACAGAAAACCTGTCCGTGTCTTAGGCACTGTACCCACGAGTGAAGATGATTCTGGTGTTGTTGAAAGATCAACTAAAGTAAATGGCCACTGGGTAAAACAAAACTTTGCCCGCCCTGGTTTGATAAGCCTGTATAATACCTACATGGGAGGTGTTGATGAGTCAGCTCTTTTGGAAGGCTAATGAGAGGTTCAGTGTGGTATTACAAGATTTTTTTCTATCTCATAGAAGTGTGTATATCAAATGCACacattttggaaagaaaatctCCAAATCATGCCACAAGAACTGCTCTAGACTTCAGAAAGTCATTGATAAGTGAGTTGATTGACGGAAACTCCTTCAGGAGGGACCTACGAATGCAGCCGCCACCAGCTCCCGAGGTCCGATTCAACCAAGAACACTTTCACCACCTGGTGAGGAGTGATAAAAGATCTACATGCAAAGTTCACATACAGCGTGTAGATACTTTTTATAGTTGTGCAGTGTGTGGAATACATATGTGCCTGGAGCCCTGTTTTCTGAGATACCACACATTGAGAGACTACCATTTTAATGATGAAGATCGTGAAGGCCCTAGACGCTTGAAAGAAGGAAGGGGGAGGCCACGGGACAGGGGAAGAGGAAGAGTTCTTCAAAATAGGACATGAACAGACACTATCATGATGATGGAAGTGTAATTACTAAGGCAATTCGTGATTTATGAGAAAATGAACATGAATCTTTCTCAAAGACAATGCTCCAAGATTTGGTTACTTACAAAATGATTTATGCCCTTCCTTTATGACTTTAAGGGCTCATATTTCTCTCCAAAGGACCATTATTTACACTGAAAATGAATGTTCAATTTTAAAAGGTTGTGAAttgattgagaaaaagcaataaTTCTAAAAATATATTACTGCAGGATTTTTAAAGTTAGTACTGcttgaaaattaataattatgctAATTTATGCACAccgtgacgtcatcatatcagaTGTATCCCATAATAAGACAAACCAATTGAAAGataattttatactgattaagAATATATATGGTTATATGGGacttaattaaaaagaaactaCTCTACAACTGTTTTTCTAAACATCACtaattttttgccaaaaaaataatattccCGTGGTATGTTAAGGGCTAGGAAAGTTTCTCATGAATAAGATCTTAGATCTTGTTCTTTAAAGCACACTTAACAATTCAGACGACTTTTTCTCGCTGCATGCTGCTCCGATTAATTAAGGAGACCACCAAGCGTTATTAAATGAGATTGGTTTCTCCATTGCGCAGGTGTCTGCGCAGCAGATCATACACTTCTTTAATATTTCAAGATCATCTATCCCTTATTCCCATGATCTGCCCTCGCTTCTAACTGTCCATTCACAGGGTTTTTACGCcgggaaattaaaaaatgacgAACACCGCAGGTTTGGTGCCAGCAGCAAAGCGGATagtcctgggaacgagataGTGTGTTACGGTCGAGTTTCTTTATAGTTTGTGGCCTACAAAATATGCCGGCAGAGCTGAAAGTCTCTTCATTTTATTCCCGACCCTTCTGCCACCTTTTTAAAGCGAGATCAAGTCTCAAATTCCGGTCGTTCTTGTGACAAAAGGTATCAATTATGTGTAAATCAAAACTGACTGGTGTGGAATCTTGTGAAACCTGACGAAGAATGAAAGTTTGTTCTATTCCATGATCTATCCTTATCTCTGCGACATTTTCTGGGCATCCACTTACAAAACAAATATCCCTCGTATTGTGACTCTACAAAAGTGGGTGATAAGAATTATAAATAAATCAGGCATTGATGCCCCTTCAGATCCCATCTTTAAAGAGCATCACGTTAAAATTTCACGATATTCACTTATTAGAATTAGGTAAAGTTATGCATATCtttaaaaaatcacttctttccaACAGTTTTAAACACTTTCTGTCTGAACAACAATATCCATAACTACAATAAAAGATATGCTGATGCTGTTAGATCGCCCTTATGAAGATCTAATACTAGACAATTATTTAATTCTTAGTTCATGGTTAAttgagggactggttatgaaacattaaaaccttcaaaagcgagaacaatgttatcgcaatcgatgttgaactgACCCtgacagtgcacaatcttttgtttttgcttcgcacgggttcgcaaattaggcGCACAATTTAATCAAAAGATTCGATTGCCTATCTTTTTTAAataaggtgtgttttgtgcaccgtcaaggccaaaaatacagacaaaaacatgaaacaaaagacttgtcgagtttcataaccatctccatgcattaactatgtttAGACAGAGATCATGTCTCTGAACTCTCCATAGCTTTATATAACGGATGTAGTTATGATTCATCTGTAATCGGGGAATCTTTAAGCTTACTCTATAAGCCTCGTGGTTTccattataaaataaaataaaataaaataaaataaaataaaataaatagtttAACGGAAGCTCCAATTCTCGAAACCTTAGTTAAagcgaacatttttttttgtttatatttttatcATGATTTTTCACGACATTAAGAAAAAGGATGCCGTTACAAGATCACATGACCTGcctcaatctcgttcccagggtctttttTCTCTGCACCCTTTGTCGTTAACACGTTCTCGAGAGTCGATAATAATGATATCACTCAGcgttgaaattttcaggctaaatgaagcactctgattggctggttttcggtCAGGATTTTACAGtgcggaccattaccatggaaacgcaacctcgtccccagggcgttttccctggctttgggtgAGGCGGGAAAAGGGCCCTGGGGACAAGGTTGCATGGAAACGGTCCGTCCGTTTGCGTATTTTATCCTGGGAAATAcaagttgagcgaaacaaagaaagttttttttaaaagcggaatttaattttgttttcatcacaacagtacaattaaTATAGCAAGCGGAAGTTAGTTGTTAGTTtcaggtgcaggga
This window harbors:
- the LOC138052468 gene encoding piggyBac transposable element-derived protein 4-like; amino-acid sequence: MAAFTQSPETSCGSRSDENDVEIQFIDEDELPLACISVLEHPESEEEIGLDDLAESSGDESEESESEEEEDLEEEEQCAWSEEINRRNDVDFNEFVGLSADVNLRSLTSSKGFFDLFFTDQVWELLVTQTNLYANQKRGAAEKSVWYPVSVEEMKGWVAVYLCMGIVNKPNILSYWSTDPILSTPFFGATMSRTRILQILRYLHFVDNSQAPEPDSPNYNKLYKIQPLLDLIIPRFRGVYKPERELAVDETLIKFKGKIHFRQFIPIKPGRFGIKAFTLAESTSGYVLGSKVYTGKEANVVQKDLGKRAVMLLMEPFLDKGYYVFMDNYYTSVGLFEELEGRKTLACGTVRSNRLGLPKDICDLKAKEVKSLKRGESLYRQKDTLTCVTWRDRKPVRVLGTVPTSEDDSGVVERSTKVNGHWVKQNFARPGLISLYNTYMGGVDESALLEG